The sequence GATAATCCGAAAAGTATTAGTGATAATCGTGTTGATAATATTTTCAAAGATTCTTACGGTACTATATGGATAGGAACTTATAATGGGGGATTAAACAAATTTGACAATAAAACAAAAACATTTATTAATTACAAACATTATTCAAATAACACTTTTAGTATAAGTCATAACAGAATAGAATTTATTTTTGAAGACAAGTCAAATAATCTTTGGATTGCTACACGTGGAGGTGGAATTAATAAATTGGATTTAAAACCCCGAAAATTTACAAATTACTACTATGAACAAAACAATCCAAATTCTATTCCTTATCCTATCATAACTTCAATTGCTTCTGAGAATAAAGATGTCCTCTGGATTGCTACTGACGGTGGAGGACTTTGTCGCTTTGACAAAAACAAAAATATATTTTTTAATCTTAAACATGAAGATGAAAATAAAAATTCTCTAAGTAACAACAGAGTTAGAGCTGTAGTTGTTGATAAATCAGGAATAATATGGATTGGAACTTATCGGGGAGGACTTGATAAATTAATATGGAAAAATAATACCAATTATAAATATATTCATTATAAGTATAAAGCTAATGACACGAACTCACTTAATAGTAATCAAGTTAATGTTGTTTATATTGATAATAATGAAGATCTATGGATAGGTACAATTAACGGAATATGCAAATTAGTATATTCTAAAGATTCATCAAAAATAAGCTTTAAACGATATACACATAATTCTAAAGATCCATTGAGTTTAAGCCACCATTATGTTACCTCAATATTTCATGACCATCTTGGACAACTGTGGATTGGAACATTCGACGGGCTTAATAAATTTAATCCCGAAACAGAAAAATTTCAACATTATAAAAATATTCCGGGTGATTCAAATAGCATTAACAGTAATCATATTTTAACGATTTTTGAAGACCATGCCGGATTTCTTTGGATTGGCACTGAGGATAACGGTATAAATAAATTCAATCAAAAAACACAATCATTCACAGGATATAAAGATGAAAATATTCGCTCGAACAATATGATTACGGGCATTCTCGAAGATGAAAAGAATAATTTATGGATAAGTAAAGCAAATGGAATCTCAAAATTCAATCCTGTTACACAAAAATTCAAAAATTATGATGTTACCGATGGATTAGTTGGTAATGGCTACAATCGTAATGCCTGTTTAAAAACCGAAAGTGGAGAAATGTTTTTTGGAAGCATAGCAGGATTAACAAGTTTTTTCCCTTCAAAAATTAAAGATAATCCTAATATACCTCCTGTTGTTCTTGTTGATTTTAAAATATTAAATAAATCAATATATAAACATCAAAATTCATTTAATGTAAAATGTCCTTATAATATAAAACAAATTAAACTAAGTCATAAAGATTATGTGTTTTCATTTGAATTTGCTGCATTAGATTATACAAAATTTGAAAAAAATCTATATGAATATAAAATGGAAGGGTTTGATGATAAATGGATTAATATTGGAAACCGAAGATTTGTTTCATATACAAATTTACCTCCCGGTAATTATATATTTAAAGTTAAAGCATCAAACAACGATAAGGTTTGGAACGAAAAAGGTTTGTCTGTTAACATACTTGTTAAGCCTCCTTTTTGGAAAACTAAAGGTTTTTATGCATTAGAAATTCTTTTTACTATATTTTTAGTGTATAGCATTATTATGTATAGAATAAGGAAGTTGCAAAGAGATAAAAAAATACTCGAAGATAAAGTTACAGAACGTACTAAGGAAGTCGAATTACAAAAGGAAGAAATTATCAGACAAAGAGATGAAATAACCGATAGTATTTTTTATGCTAAACATATTCAAACTGCCGTTTCACCATCAAAAGAATTTATTGATAACATTCTTGATGATTATTTTATTTTAGATTTGGCTAAAGGAATTGTAAGTGGCGATTTCTACTGGATATCTGAAAATGATGAAAAAATAATTGTTGCTGTTGCCGATTGCACAGGTCATGGTGTACCAGGTGCTTTTATGAGTATGATGGGAATATTATTTTTAAATAAAATTGTAAATGAAGAAAACATTATAAAACCAAACGAAATTCTTGATAGCTTAAAAAATAACGTTATTTCATCATTACATCAAAATGGGAATACTAGAGAAACCAGCGATGGAATGGATATCTCGCTAATAACAATAGATAAACAAAACAATTTTCTTGAATATACTGGTGCTAATAATTCTATATATTTAATCCGTAATAATGAATTTACTGAAATTTATCCCGATAAAATGCCTATTGGTATTTATCATGAAACAGATAAAAAGTTTTCATATCAGAAAATAGAAATACAATCCGGAGATATGATATATCTTTATACTGATGGTTATATTGATCAATTTGGTGGAGAAAAAGAAAAAAAATATATGTTCAACAAATTCAGAGAAATATTGTTAAGTATACATAACTATCCTTTAGAATATCAAAAAGAAAAATTAGAAACTGAACATAAAGAATGGAAAAAAAACAATGAACAAGTTGACGATATATTAATTATGGGAATAAAAATTTAGTAAAATAATAAGGAAATCCCGATTCCAGCCTACCGGCAGGCAAGGTAGTAATAGTTAGTAAAACGAAGTTTTGCTTTACGTTTACTTATTCGGGGTTGACGATATATTAATTATGGGAATAAAAATATAATATTATAGATAAACTCTAAATAATTCATATTACTTAATGCTTAGTTTAAAAAAAATATTCTTTTATCTATTACTTATTTTATTTGTTGAATCTGTATTTTTTAACAAAAATTATTGTTATTCACAAACAAAAATTCCTAATAACGATACAATTATTGATACTCCCGGTAATCTTGGCGCTCCTTTTATTAGAAATTTTTCACCTAAAGAATATGATGGTAGTTCACAAAATTGGGCTATTGTACAAGACAAAAGAGGATTTCTTTATTTTGGTAATAATGACGGTGTTTTGGAATATGATGGAAAAAACTGGAGATTAATTGAAGTTTCAAATAATTCAATTGTACTTTCACTTTCAATTGATAGTAATGGGACTATATTTGTTGGTGCAATTGGCGAATTTGGTTATATGGCTACTGATTCAACAGGTTTATTATCTTATATTTCTTTAAAAAATAAACTTAGCGATGTTAATACCGAATTTATTGATGTTTGTAAAGTTCATGCTACTAAATATGGTGTTTATTTTATTACCAAGAATAAAATTTTCAGATGGCACAATGATGAAATTTTTGTAATTCCTGCAAATTTAAAAACCTTATTCGGATTTAATGTATATGATGAACTATTTGTTATTCAGAACGATAGCGGTATATATATTGTCGAAAATAATAAATTAATATTATTACCGGGTACAAAAAAAATAGTTAAAGATTATGGCAGGATAATTTTAATTCCATATACTGATAATAAAATATTAATATGTACAAGCAAAGAAGGTTTTTTTATTTATGATTTTAAAAAATATATTACTGAAACTACAAAATCATCAAACACAAATTCTGATAATGAACAAATACAAACGTCTTATATTAAGAAATTTAACACACAAATTGAAGAGTATCTAAAATATAACAGAATATATTCGAGTGTAAAAGTAAACGATAACAAATATGCCTTTGCAACATTAAATGGAGGCATTATTATCATGGATAAAAAGGGTAAATTATTACAGCTTATTAATAAAAACAGGGGACTGCAGGATAATAGTGTATTTAATATTTATGTTGATAAAAATCAAAATTTATGGGCAGCATTAAATCTTGGGGTCACAATAATAGAAATTAGTTCCCCCATAACAAAATTTGATGAACTTAGTGGGCTTGATGGAGTAGTATTATCAACTATTGAACATAAAGGTAAAAGATACGCCAGCACAATGTATGGTTTATATTATTTACCGGAATATAAAATTAATTCTAAAAATGATAAAAATATTTTCTTACCTGTGTTAAATACACAATCATCATGTTTTGATTTTTATTCTGATAAAAATGTATTATTAGCATTAGGTAATTCCGGAATTATTTTAATAAATGATACTATTGCAACCAATTTATTTGATATAGGTCAGATATATTGTCATAGCTTATCAAAAAAATTCCCAAATCATATTTTCTTTGGTATTACAGATGGTTTTGCTTCAATTGAAATTATTTCTTCAAAAGAAAAAAACAAATATAAAAATCACTATAAAAACGAAAAAATAATACCGGAAGTAAAAGTAAAATTCATTGATAATGGCAAATTTAAAGATATTGAGGAATCAATTATTAAAGTTATTTCTGATAGTGTGGGCGACTTGTGGTTATCATCATTTCATAATGGAATTATTCATTTAAAATTTCAAGAAAATAATATCTCGGATTATACTATTACACGATATGATACCACTAATGGTTTACCTCAACTTAGTGAAAATTATGTTCATAACATTAACAAAAATATAGTAATTGGAACTAAAAAAGGAATTTATAAAGCTATTATAAACCAAAAATCATTTAATGATGATTTTAATTTTGAATTTATACCTGATACTTCTTTTGGAAAAATTTATTCTTCCGATTCTATAAGTGTAGAACAAATATATCTTGATAGAAAAAATGAAATATGGATAAATTCAAGTATAGGAATAAGTAAAATAACAAAAACAAATAAAAATCCTGATAATAAATATTCATTACCAATAAAAAGAATACCGGTAAAATCAATATATAAATTATCTATTGATAAAGATAATATTATCTGGATATGCTCAAGTGATGGATTATATCGTTTTAATCCTGTAAATGAAAAAATATGTAATATTCCTTTTTATTCCCATATTCGTAAAGTTATAATTGGCAATGATTCTATTATTTTTAATGGAACTTATTTTGTTGATTCACTATTAAAAAATAATTATTATACATTATTATCATTTGTTCAACCCAAAAATTTAATTCCTGTTATTCTTTATAAAAATAATTCAATTACATTTGAATATAGTACTACATATTATGAAAAGGGAGAATCAAATCTGTTTAGATATTTTTTAGTAGGTTTTGATAAACAATGGAGTAACTGGACACCTGAAACAAAAAAAGAATACACAAATTTACCTGAAGGAACTTATTATTTTAAAGTAGAAGCAAAAAATATTTATAATCTAAATAGCAATGCAGCAATATATAAATTTATAATATTCCCGCCATGGTATAGAACTATTGTTGCTTATATTATTTATATTATTCTATCAATCTTATTAATAATTATTATAGTAAAAATTTATACGAGGCGGCTTAAGAATGCGAAAAAACTTTTAGAAAAAATCGTTAAAGAACGAACAACAGAAATCAGAAAACAGAATACTGAAATATCTCACCAAAAAGAAGAAATTCAACTGCAAGCAGAACATCTGTCAGAGGTAAACGAAGAACTGGAAAAACTATCAATAGTTGCCAGTAAAACAGATAATGCCATTATTATAATGGATGCTAAAGGTAATTTTGAATGGGTAAATGATGGATTTACTAATTTATACGAAATTACAATTGATGAATTAATTAATGATTTTGACAAAAATATTATTAAAGCAACACCTAATACTAATGCACAGGAATTAATTAAATATGCAATACAAAATAAGAAAACTATAAATTATGAATCTTATTTTTTAACAAAAAGCAAGAAAAAGATATGGAATCAAACAACTCTTACACCAATACTTGATGAAAAAGGAAATATTAAAAAGTTAATAGCTATTGATAGTGATATTAGCAAATTAAAAAAAGCTGAAGAAAAAATTATTAAACAAAAAGAAGAAATAACAGATAGTATTGTTTATGCAAAAAGAATACAAAATGCTCTTTTCCCATCAAAAGAAATAATGGATACTACAATTTCACAATATTTTGTACTTGATATGCCTCGCGGAATTGTAAGCGGTGATTTTTATTGGTTTTCAAAAATTAAAGATAAAATTGTAATTTCTGTAGCTGATTGCACCGGACACGGTGTGCCTGGCGCTTTTATGAGTATGTTGGGAGTTTCATTTTTAAATAAAATTGTAAATGAAAAAGGTATAATTAAACCAAATGAAATTCTTGACAGGTTAAGAAATAATGTTATTATCTCATTACATCAAACAGGAGAAGCTGGCGAGGCTAACGATGGAATGGATATCGCACTAATTGCAATTGATAAAAAATCAAATATACTTGAATATGCAGGAGCAAATAATTCTGTTTATTTAATTCGTAATAATGAACTAACAGAAATTTTTGCAGACAAAATGCCCATATGTATTTATCGTGAAATAGAAACTCCTTTTTCATGTCAGAAAATATCTATTCAAACAGGAGATATGTTATACCTTTTTACCGATGGCTATGTTGACCAATTCGGCGGTTCAAAGGGGAGAAAATTTTTATATAAAAATTTTAAAAACTTATTAAAAGAAATTCATAAATTGCCTGTAAATGAACAAAAAAAACTATTAAAAGACAGACTTATAAAATGGAAAGAAGGCTATGATCAAATTGATGATATATTGATAATGGGAATTAAAATATAATATTGTTATGGTATTCAAAATTATATCAAAATATACTTTATTGCTTATATTATTTTTTTATTATTTCTATGCTTTTAGTTATAATAATCCAAAAATTGATAATCTTCAAAAGCAATTAAAATCGGCAGAGGAAAACCAAAAAGCAGAGATCTATAATAAACTTGCTATAGCATATAAAGGAATCTCTCCCGAAAAAATTATTGAATATGCTAAAAAAGCTCTCGAATTGTCTAAAACATCCGGTAATAAATTAATTGAAGCAAATGCTTTATTGAATATTGGGATGGGTTATTTTCATCTTGGCAATTATGATAAAACATTAGAATATTATTTAGAATCATCTGATATAATGGATAGTATTGATAATAAGAATGGTTCTGCAGAATGCTTGATTGGTTTGGGAAACGTTTATATGCAACTAAATAAACTAAACAAAACTTTAAATTATTACAAGGAAGCTTTAATAATCAAGACAGAAATTAAAGATTCAATAGGAATAGCTGCAATTTTAAATAATATCGGAGTTGTATATCTCGAATTGGAAGACAATAAAACAGCAATGGAATATCACGTAAAATCTTTAAAAATAAAAGAAATAATTGGAGATTTAATAGGTACAACTTATTCCTTAAACAATATTGGATATACTTATTTCAATTTGAATGACTATAATAAGTCTCTTGATTGTTATTTTAGAGCATTGAAAATAAGAGAAAGAATCGGGAGCGAGAAAGAAATAGCTGTTTCTTTATTTAATATCGGAGAAACATATATTATATTAAAAAATTATAATGAAGCATTATTATATCTTGAAAGATCATTAAAATTATCCAAAAAATCAAAATCCAAATATTTAACAAAAAGCATTTATAAAATTTATTCAGATTTATATGAAAATATCGAAAATAATACGAAAGCTTTAGAATATTATAAATTGTATTCAACATTAAAAGATAGTCTTTATTCAGAACAAAGCAATAAGAAAATTGCTGAATTACAGGTTCAATTTGATTTGGAAAAAAAACAAAAAGAAATAGAGTTATTAACAAAAGATAAAGATGCTGAGATAAAAAAACGAAAATTAATTAGTTATTCATTTATTCTTGGATTTATTCTGATTTTATTATTTACTTTTTTAATATACAGCAGGTTTCGTGTAAAGAAAAAAGCTAATATTTTATTAGAAAAGAAAAATTTAGAAATTAATCAGCAAAAAGAAGAAATCCAGGCTCAAGCAGAAAACCTTTCGGAAATAAACGAAGAGCTGGAAAAACTTTCAATAGTTGCCAGCAAAACAGATAATGCAATTATTATTATGGATGCAGAAGGAAATTTTGAATGGTTAAATGATGGATTTACTAATTTATACGAACTTACAATTGATGAATTAATAAATGATTTTGGCAAAAATATTACTAAAGCAACACCTAATCCTAATGCAAAGAAATTAATTAAATACTGCATAGAAAATAAAGAAACTATTAATTACGAATCTTATTATGTAACAAAAAGCCAAAAAAAGATATGGAATCAAACAACTCTTACACCAATACTTGATGAAAAAGGAAATATTAAAAAGTTAATAGCTATTGATACTGATATTAGCAAATTAAAAAAAGCTGAAGAAAAAATTTTTAAACAAAAAGAAGAAATAACCGATAGCATTATTTATGCTAAAAGAATACAGAATGCTCTTTTCCCATCAAAAGAAATAATGAATACTACAATTCCGCAATATTTTGTACTTGACATGCCTCGCGGAATTGTAAGCGGTGATTTTTATTGGTTTTCAAAAATTAAAGATGAAATTGTAATTTCTGTAGCTGATTGCACCGGACACGGTGTGCCGGGTGCATTTATGAGCATGCTTGGAGTAACATTTTTAAATAAAATTGTAAATGAAAAAGGCATAATTAAACCAAATGAAATTCTTGACAGGTTAAGAAATAATGTTATTACATCATTACATCAAACAGGAGAAGCCGGTGAGGCTAACGATGGAATGGATATCGCACTAATTAATATCGACAAAAAATCAAACATACTTGAATATGCAGGAGCAAACAATTCTGCTTATTTAATTCGTAATAGTGAATTAACAGAAATTTTTGCAGACAAAATGCCCATAGGTATTTATCGTGAAATAGAAACTCCTTTTTCATGTCAGAAAATATCTATTCAAACAGGAGATATGTTATACCTTTTTACTGATGGTTATGTTGACCAGTTCGGCGGTTTAAGGGGAAGAAAGTTTTTATATAAAAATTTTAAAAACTTATTAAAAGAAATTCATAAATTACCTGTGAGTGAACAAAATAATTTGTTAAAAGATAAACTATTAGAATGGAGAGGAAAGTATGAACAAATTGATGATATATTGATAATGGGAATAAAAATATAGGTAATTAATAAGTACTTAAAGTGAACTAAAGTTTTGAGTGCCTAAACTGCCTACTAGCAGGCCAATGTCAATAAGTTAAGGTTTAAATAATTTAATAGATTCCTGCTTTCGCAGGAATGACATGTAAAAGTAACTTTTTAAAAGCTATTGTCATTCCGCACTTGATGCGGAATCTGTTAACTTATTGACATTGACCGGCAGGCAGGAGTCATTTAATATGGATAATAAGTAACTAATCACAGTTTCTCTTTTGTAGTTTTACTATGGAGAAGGAGCAATATAACAGACTGTCTTGATTTTTCAAGGAAATACTTATAAAAAATATTAAAAACATGAGTAATTTCGTTAGCAATTAGTAAGAAATCGAAACTCTAAGTACTTTAGGCACTCTATAAAAACCAAGCTTTTATTTTGAGCCGAAGTATTAGGCACTGAGTAATTACAAATATAGAAAAGTAATAATAATGCTTGTATATAAAATTGAAAAAATTAATGATATTATTAGTGGTAATCTGAATGGAAATGGAAAAAGTTTTATAAAATATCTTGCAACTGATAGCAGGAACATTATTTCTCCTGATGAGTCATTGTTTTTTGCATTAACCGGTGAAAGATATAACGGGCATAACTTTATTGAGGAACTTTATAAACAAGGTGTAAGAAATTTTGTTGTAAGTTCAATACCTGTTAATTATTCTGATTTTAAATTCTCAAATTTTATTCTTGTCGAAAATACTTTATTGGCACTACATAAATTATGCTCTTTTCACCGCTCACAATTTAAAATACCTGTAATTGGAATTACCGGAAGTAACGGAAAAACCATAATTAAAGAATGGTTGTATCAAATGCTCGCTGAGGATAAAAAAACTGTGAAAAGCCCTAAAAGTTATAATTCTCAGATAGGAGTCCCACTTTCTGTCTGGTTATTAGATAATATTTATGAAGTGGCAATATTTGAAGCAGGTATTTCGTTGCCCGGTGAAATGGAAAAACTTCAAAAAATCATACAACCTAATATCGGAATATTTACTAACATCGGAAATGCACATCAGGAAAATTTTACTTCATTAGAACAAAAAACAGATGAAAAATTAAAACTCTTTTATAATTGTGAAATACTTATATATTGCAAAGACCATAAAATAATTGATGACAAGATTAATGAAACAGAAATATTAAAAAATACGAAAATTTATAGCTGGTCAAAAAATCAAAATGCTAATCTTGAAATAAAACAAATAATAAAAAAGTCAAGTTCAACAGAAATATCAGGAATTTACAAATCAAAAAAAATAAATATTAAAATACCGTTTATTGATAATGCATCAATTGAAAATGCCATACATGTGTGGCTGTTATTACTTTTGTTTGATAACGAAACCAAGCTTATTGAAAAAAGAATGAAATCTTTGTCACCTATTGCAATGAGGTTGGAGCTTAAAGAAGGAATTAATAACTGTACAATAATTAATGATTGTTATAATTCTGATATCGAATCAATAAACATAGCACTTGACTTTCTAAAACAACAAAAACAACATAAAAAATATACTATTATATTATCTGATATTTTGCAAAGTGGATTACCAAATTCAATATTATACAGGAATGTTGCAAAACTTGTAAATAAAAAAAAGATTAATAGGATAATCGGAATAGGAGAATCAATATCAGCTAATTCTAATTTGTTTTTTGATGAAAAAGTGTTTTTTAATACTACTGATGAATTTCTTAATAAATTCGATAAAAGTAGTTTTAATAATGAAGCAATACTTTTAAAAGGTTCAAGACAATTTACATTTGAA is a genomic window of Bacteroidales bacterium containing:
- a CDS encoding tetratricopeptide repeat protein, with translation MVFKIISKYTLLLILFFYYFYAFSYNNPKIDNLQKQLKSAEENQKAEIYNKLAIAYKGISPEKIIEYAKKALELSKTSGNKLIEANALLNIGMGYFHLGNYDKTLEYYLESSDIMDSIDNKNGSAECLIGLGNVYMQLNKLNKTLNYYKEALIIKTEIKDSIGIAAILNNIGVVYLELEDNKTAMEYHVKSLKIKEIIGDLIGTTYSLNNIGYTYFNLNDYNKSLDCYFRALKIRERIGSEKEIAVSLFNIGETYIILKNYNEALLYLERSLKLSKKSKSKYLTKSIYKIYSDLYENIENNTKALEYYKLYSTLKDSLYSEQSNKKIAELQVQFDLEKKQKEIELLTKDKDAEIKKRKLISYSFILGFILILLFTFLIYSRFRVKKKANILLEKKNLEINQQKEEIQAQAENLSEINEELEKLSIVASKTDNAIIIMDAEGNFEWLNDGFTNLYELTIDELINDFGKNITKATPNPNAKKLIKYCIENKETINYESYYVTKSQKKIWNQTTLTPILDEKGNIKKLIAIDTDISKLKKAEEKIFKQKEEITDSIIYAKRIQNALFPSKEIMNTTIPQYFVLDMPRGIVSGDFYWFSKIKDEIVISVADCTGHGVPGAFMSMLGVTFLNKIVNEKGIIKPNEILDRLRNNVITSLHQTGEAGEANDGMDIALINIDKKSNILEYAGANNSAYLIRNSELTEIFADKMPIGIYREIETPFSCQKISIQTGDMLYLFTDGYVDQFGGLRGRKFLYKNFKNLLKEIHKLPVSEQNNLLKDKLLEWRGKYEQIDDILIMGIKI
- a CDS encoding SpoIIE family protein phosphatase gives rise to the protein MLSLKKIFFYLLLILFVESVFFNKNYCYSQTKIPNNDTIIDTPGNLGAPFIRNFSPKEYDGSSQNWAIVQDKRGFLYFGNNDGVLEYDGKNWRLIEVSNNSIVLSLSIDSNGTIFVGAIGEFGYMATDSTGLLSYISLKNKLSDVNTEFIDVCKVHATKYGVYFITKNKIFRWHNDEIFVIPANLKTLFGFNVYDELFVIQNDSGIYIVENNKLILLPGTKKIVKDYGRIILIPYTDNKILICTSKEGFFIYDFKKYITETTKSSNTNSDNEQIQTSYIKKFNTQIEEYLKYNRIYSSVKVNDNKYAFATLNGGIIIMDKKGKLLQLINKNRGLQDNSVFNIYVDKNQNLWAALNLGVTIIEISSPITKFDELSGLDGVVLSTIEHKGKRYASTMYGLYYLPEYKINSKNDKNIFLPVLNTQSSCFDFYSDKNVLLALGNSGIILINDTIATNLFDIGQIYCHSLSKKFPNHIFFGITDGFASIEIISSKEKNKYKNHYKNEKIIPEVKVKFIDNGKFKDIEESIIKVISDSVGDLWLSSFHNGIIHLKFQENNISDYTITRYDTTNGLPQLSENYVHNINKNIVIGTKKGIYKAIINQKSFNDDFNFEFIPDTSFGKIYSSDSISVEQIYLDRKNEIWINSSIGISKITKTNKNPDNKYSLPIKRIPVKSIYKLSIDKDNIIWICSSDGLYRFNPVNEKICNIPFYSHIRKVIIGNDSIIFNGTYFVDSLLKNNYYTLLSFVQPKNLIPVILYKNNSITFEYSTTYYEKGESNLFRYFLVGFDKQWSNWTPETKKEYTNLPEGTYYFKVEAKNIYNLNSNAAIYKFIIFPPWYRTIVAYIIYIILSILLIIIIVKIYTRRLKNAKKLLEKIVKERTTEIRKQNTEISHQKEEIQLQAEHLSEVNEELEKLSIVASKTDNAIIIMDAKGNFEWVNDGFTNLYEITIDELINDFDKNIIKATPNTNAQELIKYAIQNKKTINYESYFLTKSKKKIWNQTTLTPILDEKGNIKKLIAIDSDISKLKKAEEKIIKQKEEITDSIVYAKRIQNALFPSKEIMDTTISQYFVLDMPRGIVSGDFYWFSKIKDKIVISVADCTGHGVPGAFMSMLGVSFLNKIVNEKGIIKPNEILDRLRNNVIISLHQTGEAGEANDGMDIALIAIDKKSNILEYAGANNSVYLIRNNELTEIFADKMPICIYREIETPFSCQKISIQTGDMLYLFTDGYVDQFGGSKGRKFLYKNFKNLLKEIHKLPVNEQKKLLKDRLIKWKEGYDQIDDILIMGIKI
- a CDS encoding SpoIIE family protein phosphatase gives rise to the protein MSYIKENNIRFLVLGMLLLFYNIVLSQSDDVIFNHITTENGISHNNVYAICQDNNGFMWFGTQNGLNIYNGKDFFYYFHDILDSNSISSNNFGKIHVDRSGKIWFGTYGGGLDMYNPQNNTIKHFKNEQGNSKSLCNNFILCIFEDKQGVLWFGTANGGFCKFDPINECFINYSYQLNNQFSLSNNNVRAICEDNKGYLWIGTSDGLNRMNKETGRFKKYFPDKSNSNSINSKQIQSLCFVEPNKIWIGTRNNGINILNIETEQFISYKNDPDNPKSISDNRVDNIFKDSYGTIWIGTYNGGLNKFDNKTKTFINYKHYSNNTFSISHNRIEFIFEDKSNNLWIATRGGGINKLDLKPRKFTNYYYEQNNPNSIPYPIITSIASENKDVLWIATDGGGLCRFDKNKNIFFNLKHEDENKNSLSNNRVRAVVVDKSGIIWIGTYRGGLDKLIWKNNTNYKYIHYKYKANDTNSLNSNQVNVVYIDNNEDLWIGTINGICKLVYSKDSSKISFKRYTHNSKDPLSLSHHYVTSIFHDHLGQLWIGTFDGLNKFNPETEKFQHYKNIPGDSNSINSNHILTIFEDHAGFLWIGTEDNGINKFNQKTQSFTGYKDENIRSNNMITGILEDEKNNLWISKANGISKFNPVTQKFKNYDVTDGLVGNGYNRNACLKTESGEMFFGSIAGLTSFFPSKIKDNPNIPPVVLVDFKILNKSIYKHQNSFNVKCPYNIKQIKLSHKDYVFSFEFAALDYTKFEKNLYEYKMEGFDDKWINIGNRRFVSYTNLPPGNYIFKVKASNNDKVWNEKGLSVNILVKPPFWKTKGFYALEILFTIFLVYSIIMYRIRKLQRDKKILEDKVTERTKEVELQKEEIIRQRDEITDSIFYAKHIQTAVSPSKEFIDNILDDYFILDLAKGIVSGDFYWISENDEKIIVAVADCTGHGVPGAFMSMMGILFLNKIVNEENIIKPNEILDSLKNNVISSLHQNGNTRETSDGMDISLITIDKQNNFLEYTGANNSIYLIRNNEFTEIYPDKMPIGIYHETDKKFSYQKIEIQSGDMIYLYTDGYIDQFGGEKEKKYMFNKFREILLSIHNYPLEYQKEKLETEHKEWKKNNEQVDDILIMGIKI
- a CDS encoding bifunctional UDP-N-acetylmuramoyl-tripeptide:D-alanyl-D-alanine ligase/alanine racemase; protein product: MLVYKIEKINDIISGNLNGNGKSFIKYLATDSRNIISPDESLFFALTGERYNGHNFIEELYKQGVRNFVVSSIPVNYSDFKFSNFILVENTLLALHKLCSFHRSQFKIPVIGITGSNGKTIIKEWLYQMLAEDKKTVKSPKSYNSQIGVPLSVWLLDNIYEVAIFEAGISLPGEMEKLQKIIQPNIGIFTNIGNAHQENFTSLEQKTDEKLKLFYNCEILIYCKDHKIIDDKINETEILKNTKIYSWSKNQNANLEIKQIIKKSSSTEISGIYKSKKINIKIPFIDNASIENAIHVWLLLLLFDNETKLIEKRMKSLSPIAMRLELKEGINNCTIINDCYNSDIESINIALDFLKQQKQHKKYTIILSDILQSGLPNSILYRNVAKLVNKKKINRIIGIGESISANSNLFFDEKVFFNTTDEFLNKFDKSSFNNEAILLKGSRQFTFEKISVVLQKKSHRTVLEINLNALTHNLNYFRSKLKPKTKIMAMVKALSYGSGTFEIANLLQHQNVDYLGVAFVDEGINLRENGITTPILVMNPEEQAFKSMIEYDLEPEIYNFRILELFNETLNLSDKNSYPVHIKIDTGMHRLGFIKDDIPQLINYLINNQRIKIKSVFSHLAGGDEEMHDTFTKQQFDKFEEISEQIKQNFNYPIITHILNSSGIERFPEKQYEMIRLGIGLYGISSTNQDKLHNVSSLKSHILQIKQVSNSDTIGYSRKGIVTRDSIIATIPIGYADGLSRQLSNGKGKVLINGKFAPIIGNICMDMCMVDITDIEASEGDMAIFFSDDYPITKMAKQLNTIPYEILTSISSRVKRVYYHE